A DNA window from Ornithodoros turicata isolate Travis chromosome 10, ASM3712646v1, whole genome shotgun sequence contains the following coding sequences:
- the LOC135370213 gene encoding uncharacterized protein LOC135370213 yields the protein MARPTDSFISRWRKWVLRHGNKDVLALLLVIAILLLVLLPVVAIRRIPKRTGNSHQHLPPQVSSQVLDTAAESKRSSPIATRMARLKLLWTRLLFMVNAATNAWGSSGPSAEYSVNKTRKRHINHTHSINGNRTSMATSPPQGKADLRGITLEPHANVTKKAARAATKPWRTTTVKRATTKARLLVKSKTISVTSYSKVLTRRRTTGFTMEPKATSKLNSAYTTTSNGTSTFSVSVPASSPNRLSATDSTSTDIHDVATYNSTSGSMSTKANGSASSSVSSTSTTMVSNNVSDIDSNRSPTNAETTTLSSTSINSLAGNSTAAFSAAPKLASVSAPLSTVSETTVHAPIKSTLSSKVNADASSSSSDPVIVRTGLPTVPTRNITETGDTASVTDNVTTGSSRKSAYTLDASRSLITLANGSAAVETQHTTGNQSELQYSVPQREFQPRRTSAHTATTGHVLDTTRRPEEVTTKTGNTSVSVLKTGSEMVSNAVSLKEDGKIPTSHATEAQNMSVPGMVPTPSTPKADEKETDTSDVIEEREDLPSGYRQDVGLKDELENLAKAYGDYIVGRSNTKEKRDQDIMDIAARLRPSGDGSALGLFTGSNDLGTLTVNETDGFIPGLAVITPPAPRRQEPYQRLRELLLSKDFNIPDLRKLAILEELEEKKEKQDMNKNP from the exons ATGGCACGACCAACAGATTCAT TTATCAGTCGATGGCGGAAGTGGGTCTTAAG GCACGGAAATAAAGACGTATTGGCCCTGTTGCTTGTCATTGCAATTTTACTACTAGTACTACTACCTGTGGTAGCAATTCGCCGCATACCTAAACGCACAG GGAACAGCCACCAACATCTTCCACCCCAGG TCAGCTCCCAAGTTCTGGACACCGCAGCAGAATCCAAACGAAGCTCACCGATCGCAACGAGGATGGCCCGTCTGAAACTGCTTTGGACCCGTCTACTCTTCATGGTAAACGCTGCCACTAACGCGTGGGGAAGTTCTGGACCCAGTGCCGAATACTCGGTGAATAAAACCAGGAAAAGACACATAAATCACACTCACAGTATCAACGGCAACCGCACCAGCATGGCGACTTCGCCGCCGCAAGGGAAGGCCGATCTTCGTGGCATCACGCTCGAGCCACACGCAAACGTTACGAAAAAAGCTGCTAGGGCCGCCACGAAGCCCTGGCGAACCACGACGGTAAAGAGAGCGACGACGAAAGCTCGTCTCCTGGTGAAATCGAAAACAATATCTGTTACGTCGTACTCGAAAGTTCTAACAAGACGACGGACGACAGGCTTTACAATGGAGCCAAAAGCTACGTCGAAGTTGAATAGTGCGTACACTACAACATCAAACGGTACCTCCACTTTCTCTGTGTCTGTGCCTGCCTCATCACCGAACCGCCTCAGTGCAACAGACAGTACTTCGACTGACATTCACGACGTTGCGACCTATAATTCTACCAGTGGTTCAATGAGTACAAAAGCAAACGGCAGCGCGTCTTCCAGCGTGTCTTCTACTTCGACTACAATGGTATCAAACAATGTCTCCGATATAGACTCAAACAGGTCGCCGACCAACGCAGAGACCACAACTTTGAGCTCCACTTCGATCAACAGCTTGGCAGGAAACTCTACAGCTGCTTTTTCAGCTGCACCGAAGCTTGCTTCAGTAAGTGCCCCTTTAAGCACCGTATCCGAAACCACGGTACATGCACCTATAAAAAGCACATTAAGTTCAAAGGTGAATGCTGACGCCTCGTCTTCGTCAAGCGACCCGGTAATTGTTCGGACTGGTCTCCCTACCGTGCCAACTAGAAACATCACTGAGACAGGTGATACTGCATCTGTAACAGACAACGTTACAACGGGTTCAAGCCGGAAAAGCGCGTACACGCTCGATGCATCGAGATCGTTGATTACTTTGGCGAATGGATCTGCGGCTGTCGAAACACAGCACACAACAGGAAACCAAAGCGAGTTACAGTATAGCGTTCCGCAGCGCGAGTTCCAACCCCGAAGAACATCTGCTCATACGGCGACAACAGGACATGTTCTGGATACCACGAGAAGACCAgaagaagtgacaacgaaaACTGGAAATACGTCCGTGTCAGTGTTGAAAACTGGAAGCGAGATGGTCTCCAATGCGGTATCCCTGAAAGAAGACGGAAAAATTCCCACGTCACATGCAACCGAAGCACAAAACATGTCTGTTCCAGGAATGGTACCGACGCCATCcactcccaaagcagacgagaAAGAGACGGATACCAGTGACGTCATCGAAGAGCGTGAAGACCTTCCCAGCGGATATCGGCAGGACGTTGGCTTAAAAGACGAGTTGGAGAATTTGGCAAAGGCATACGGGGACTACATCGTCGGTCGATCTAACACGAAAGAAAAGCGCGACCAGGACATCATGGATATTGCCGCGCGTCTGCGTCCTTCGGGTGACGGTTCTGCACTAGGTTTGTTTACTGGTAGCAATGACCTGGGAACCCTAACTGTGAACGAGACAGATGGTTTTATCCCTGGTCTAGCAGTAATTACACCGCCCGCGCCAAGGCGTCAAGAACCGTACCAACGACTGCGAGAGCTTCTGTTGTCCAAGGACTTCAACATACCGGACTTGAGGAAGCTTGCAATTCTGGAAGAGCTGGAAGAGAAGAAAGAGAAGCAGGACATGAATAAAAATCCATAA
- the LOC135370732 gene encoding sodium/glucose cotransporter 4-like produces the protein MNTVTDAVPTTLQPSADGDNVLSKINLEAWDIVVIVAYFIGVIAVGAWSSWRSSRNSMSGYFLASRSMHWIPVGASLFASNIGSGHFVGLAGSGAASGIGISGFELNAVFVLLILGWVFVPVYVASGVFTMPEYLRKRFGGQRIRVYLSVLALLLSIFTKISADLFAGAIFIKQALDWNLYMSVCILLALACIFTVAGGLSAVIWTDFVQTILIVVGAVALMILSLIKVGGYDELMRQFGYAEPTDNSYVLFTADNVSCSKVPDTYESLLRPADDHDLPWTGIVFGITISAVWYWCSDQVIVQRALSAKNMSHAKGGCIMAGFLKLLPMYLLVLPGMAARVLYPDLVACSNPERCREVCENDNGCSNIAYPLLVIKLMPIGARGMMLSVMLAALMSSLTSIFNSCSTIFTIDIWKKFRKNATDIELLIVGRTFVVVLVAVSIVWIPIIEAFPNSQLFHYIQSVTSYLAPPVCAVYVLAVTWGRINEPGAFWGLMSGLVIGMIRFGWEFSYSVPTCGSDAPDPRPAIISSVHYLHFGILLFFLTIIITTVVSLLTPPIEARHLHRLTYATRHSREIREDLGKRRKKTSVATIYNGKDNAAYNKSTECLGDTDEVSRTRGSLTLHEAMTAPKRPMSGCKRILFRACGVTQSQVDAAEENLGPVLSPEEDAIQAAESLKESPVWEGVCNAGAVILMVSCAFIWGYYA, from the exons ATGAATACGGTCACAGATGCGGTACCGACGACGCTTCAACCGTCAGCCGATGGTGACAATGTGTTATCCAAGATCAACTTAGAAGCGTGGGACATTGTGGTTATTGTGGCCTATTTCATAGGAGTGATCGCTGTCGGTGCGTGG TCGTCATGGAGAAGCAGTCGAAATTCAATGAGTGGCTACTTCCTGGCGAGTCGCAGCATGCACTGGATCCCG GTGGGTGCGTCGTTGTTTGCCAGCAACATTGGTAGCGGTCATTTCGTCGGTCTGGCAGGATCTGGCGCAGCATCTGGGATAGGAATATCCGGATTCGAGCTCAAT GCCGTGTTCGTTCTTCTCATCCTTGGCTGGGTCTTCGTACCTGTCTACGTTGCATCAGGG GTATTCACGATGCCCGAGTACCTGCGCAAGAGGTTCGGTGGTCAGAGGATACGTGTCTACCTGTCGGTCCTGGCGCTCCTCCTCTCCATATTCACCAAAATCTCC GCCGATTTGTTTGCTGGAGCCATTTTCATCAAGCAAGCCCTTGACTGGAACCTTTACATGTCAGTCTGTATCCTGCTCGCTCTCGCATGCATCTTCACTGTTGCTG GGGGCCTGAGTGCTGTGATATGGACAGACTTTGTGCAGACCATCCTCATCGTTGTCGGCGCAGTGGCTCTCATGATCTTGA GTCTTATTAAGGTCGGAGGCTACGACGAGTTAATGCGCCAGTTCGGGTACGCCGAGCCAACAGACAACAGTTATGTCCTCTTCACGGCGGATAATGTGTCCTGTTCTAAAGTACCAGACACCTATGAGAGCCTGCTGCGCCCAGCTGATGATCATGATCTCCCGTGGACTGGCATTGTGTTCGGCATAACAATCTCCGCTGTTTGGTACTGGTGCTCCGATCAG GTAATCGTTCAACGTGCGCTGTCTGCCAAGAACATGTCCCACGCTAAAGGAGGCTGCATCATGGCTGGCTTCCTCAAGCTTCTTCCCATGTACCTGCTCGTGCTGCCCGGAATGGCTGCCCGAGTGTTGTACCCAG ACCTCGTGGCATGTTCCAACCCCGAGCGCTGTCGCGAAGTGTGCGAAAACGACAACGGCTGCAGCAACATCGCCTACCCATTGCTGGTGATCAAACTCATGCCCATAG GTGCACGAGGAATGATGCTGTCAGTCATGTTGGCCGCGCTGATGTCTTCGTTGACGTCAATTTTCAACAGCTGCTCGACCATTTTCACCATTGACATTTGGAAGAAGTTCCGCAAGAATGCGACCGACATTGAACTCTTGATCGTCGGTCGTACATTCGTCGTAGTTTTAGTCGCGGTCAGCATCGTCTGGATTCCGATCATCGAAGCGTTCCCGAACAGTCAACTGTTCCACTACATCCAGAGCGTCACCAGCTACTTGGCGCCTCCTGTCTGTGCCGTCTATGTCTTGGCGGTAACCTGGGGACGAATCAACGAACCG GGCGCCTTCTGGGGCCTAATGAGCGGGCTAGTCATCGGTATGATACGTTTCGGATGGGAGTTCTCTTACTCTGTGCCTACTTGCGGAAGCGATGCGCCTGACCCTAGGCCTGCCATCATATCCAGCGTCCACTACCTGCATTTTGGCATTCTTCTCTTTTTCCTcactattattattactactgTCGTCAGTCTTCTGACGCCGCCCATCGAAGCGAGGCAC CTTCATCGACTGACGTACGCTACGCGTCACAGCAGAGAGATCCGTGAAGACCTGGGCAAGCGACGGAAGAAGACTTCCGTGGCTACGATATATAATGGGAAGGACAACGCCGCCTACAACAAGAGCACAGAGTGCTTGGGCGACACGGATGAAGTGTCCCGTACACGGGGCAGTCTTACACTGCACGAGGCTATGACAGCACCGAAGAGAC CGATGTCGGGCTGCAAGCGTATCTTGTTCCGAGCCTGCGGTGTAACACAAAGCCAGGTCGACGCAGCGGAGGAAAACCTAGGTCCTGTGTTGTCTCCCGAGGAAGACGCCATTCAGGCAGCTGAGTCCTTGAAAGAGTCCCCAGTCTGGGAAGGAGTATGCAACGCAGGGGCTGTCATCCTGATGGTCAGCTGCGCTTTCATCTGGGGCTATTACGCCTGA